DNA sequence from the Malus domestica chromosome 11, GDT2T_hap1 genome:
AACTGCCAAATCCAACATGTCtgaagtgtttgtttgctgcaaAGTTAAGACATTAGATGTTTTGAGTCTAGTGCACACGCTAACTGGTTCATAGATCGAAAAGGCATGTGAAGATTCTACCTTGTCCATGTTCGGTACAAGTTCTTGCAGTTTCCTCATTCGTTCGCTAATTCGGGTTCTTCTCACCTGCCCGGaacaaaaataaacattttGAGCATTTTAATTTAACATACATGTTTCAATGGTGCTTTTCGTTTAAAAGCGTTTAAAGCAATAGGAAGAGTGTTCAATGTGTGACATTAAGACACTAAAACAGTACCCTCTCAGCAATGCTTCTTGGGTGTGTTGCACAGCCCCGCTTTGCTCGAATCTTACAAGGAACAGAATCTTGGAGCTGCAAAAACTTTTCAATGGCAGCCATCTCAGTGGCTGTTTTTGGCAAGCTCAAGTGATGAGCTAGAAGTGTAGGAGGGCGACTTCCGGCCTCTACATCCTGCATGACAGCAACGAAAACTATATCAGACACCAGATAATACACAACCAAGCACATTACATTTAACACAAATTTGGTACCTGAGTTTCGGATGGACTTAAACCAGTGTATGCTTTCACATCGTCATCCCTAAAGCCTGTTGAACTGCTGATATCATCACCTAGAATCGCAGAGTCATCCCATGAATCCATTGGGAAACCAGTCGCATAATTGTTACCGCGGCCATCCCCAAAACCTCTAGCATCTAGACTATTCGATCGCATTCTTTTGTTCCCAATTTCAGAAATCGGACTAATTAGCTCCGATGTAGATGGTGGCACTGAAGAGAAATTTTTCAACCTGCTTGCAGGAGAAAAAGATGCTTCTTCATTAGTGCTATCACGTGCTCCGAAGTTTCCCATTCCTCTCAATGCAGCATAGCCTGCCACTGCCAAATGCTAAGTATCATTCTCAAATCGATTCCATCATTTTTATTTCGAATCTAAACTAAGACTAGAATCAAACAAACGCAAGAACCAgaaatattttttctttcataAAATGTTCGGTAAAGATTTCGTAAGCAACAGTTATCACTAAGCCACTTTATTTCCAACTGATTTATCAGAATGATATCCAAAGTTCATTAATTTTCtgtataaaatcaatcaattcaaATAACAGAAAGCAAATACAATTCTGCATACAGTGAGAAAATTAAGCATCCAAAAACCgaaagaaacaaaaatctgCCTCGCAATAATCAAAATTTACTTGATTTAGCACCTTTTTCCTTTTGAAATTCATCTATGCTGAAAAAACAAAGAACATACCATCAATGTTCATATTGGAGAACCATCCAGCAGGCGAGCTACTATGCCGAATGAGATTGGAATTCGCGACACCACTACCGGTTTTCATAGGAGGCAAATGACTTCCCCTCATTGAATAAGCTCCTTCATTAGCTGATGTCAAGTTCTGATTAGGCAAAGGCGGCTTCGCCGCTGGACTTTGGTAAAATCCTTGAGCAACAGATGAATAGTTGTTCAAATtgctctgctgctgctgctgttgttgctgctgctgctgctgctgcttgtgCTGTTGAATCACCTCCACTTCATCATCCACCTTAGGCACCAAAAATTGTGGTTGCTGATTATTAACTTGTGTTGCTACTTTGTGTTGTGATGCAATTTGTTCTgttcctccaccaccaccacctcctcctcctccattaCCACCAACTTCACTGGCCAGAAACCGGGCCAAAATCCTCTCGGTTTCAGGGCTAGAAGGCCGATTGAAAAACGGCTCATAAAGCTCTGAGTCCAAAATGTTTGTGAAATAT
Encoded proteins:
- the LOC103447128 gene encoding transcription factor bHLH122-like isoform X2; protein product: MESDLQQHHKPQQHMNSGLMRYRSAPSSYFTNILDSELYEPFFNRPSSPETERILARFLASEVGGNGGGGGGGGGGTEQIASQHKVATQVNNQQPQFLVPKVDDEVEVIQQHKQQQQQQQQQQQQQSNLNNYSSVAQGFYQSPAAKPPLPNQNLTSANEGAYSMRGSHLPPMKTGSGVANSNLIRHSSSPAGWFSNMNIDGYAALRGMGNFGARDSTNEEASFSPASRLKNFSSVPPSTSELISPISEIGNKRMRSNSLDARGFGDGRGNNYATGFPMDSWDDSAILGDDISSSTGFRDDDVKAYTGLSPSETQDVEAGSRPPTLLAHHLSLPKTATEMAAIEKFLQLQDSVPCKIRAKRGCATHPRSIAERVRRTRISERMRKLQELVPNMDKQTNTSDMLDLAVEYIKDLQTQVQTLSENRAKCTCSKKQQ
- the LOC103447128 gene encoding transcription factor bHLH122-like isoform X1, producing MESDLQQHHKPQQHMNSGLMRYRSAPSSYFTNILDSELYEPFFNRPSSPETERILARFLASEVGGNGGGGGGGGGGTEQIASQHKVATQVNNQQPQFLVPKVDDEVEVIQQHKQQQQQQQQQQQQQSNLNNYSSVAQGFYQSPAAKPPLPNQNLTSANEGAYSMRGSHLPPMKTGSGVANSNLIRHSSSPAGWFSNMNIDVAGYAALRGMGNFGARDSTNEEASFSPASRLKNFSSVPPSTSELISPISEIGNKRMRSNSLDARGFGDGRGNNYATGFPMDSWDDSAILGDDISSSTGFRDDDVKAYTGLSPSETQDVEAGSRPPTLLAHHLSLPKTATEMAAIEKFLQLQDSVPCKIRAKRGCATHPRSIAERVRRTRISERMRKLQELVPNMDKQTNTSDMLDLAVEYIKDLQTQVQTLSENRAKCTCSKKQQ